In Synergistaceae bacterium, a genomic segment contains:
- a CDS encoding type III pantothenate kinase, translated as MLLVLDIGNTNTVAGVFSEKKLIEQWRLTSKKRTTDEVGIMILELLNSSSIRKKDITAAIYASVVPSLDEMFIEGVKQYIGVPCMKVNASLNTGLKINMKNPAEVGADRKLNSVAGIEKYGYPLVIVDLGTAITLDIISQQGEYIGGIISPGMELGMEALFSHTAKLPQIVLKAPDNYIGKSTIEAIQSGIVYGTVGMVDTLIEGVFKELGAPCKVVATGGHAEILAFHSKIVTEVDPWLSLEGMRIIYERNS; from the coding sequence ATGTTACTCGTTCTCGACATTGGCAACACAAATACTGTAGCGGGTGTTTTTTCTGAGAAAAAATTAATAGAACAATGGCGTCTTACATCTAAAAAAAGGACAACGGATGAAGTAGGAATTATGATATTAGAATTATTGAACTCATCTTCAATAAGAAAAAAGGATATTACAGCCGCCATTTATGCAAGCGTAGTTCCTTCTCTTGATGAAATGTTCATTGAAGGAGTTAAACAATACATAGGTGTACCATGTATGAAGGTCAATGCATCTTTAAATACTGGGTTGAAAATAAATATGAAAAACCCGGCAGAGGTAGGAGCAGATAGAAAATTAAATTCGGTAGCAGGGATTGAAAAATATGGCTACCCTCTTGTTATAGTAGATTTAGGCACAGCCATAACTTTAGATATTATTTCGCAACAAGGCGAGTATATAGGTGGTATTATTTCTCCCGGTATGGAATTGGGAATGGAAGCTTTATTCTCACATACAGCCAAACTACCGCAGATAGTACTTAAAGCACCAGATAACTATATTGGCAAAAGCACGATAGAAGCTATACAATCTGGAATTGTGTATGGAACAGTAGGCATGGTCGATACATTAATAGAAGGGGTTTTTAAGGAGTTGGGAGCCCCATGCAAAGTTGTGGCCACAGGAGGGCATGCAGAAATATTGGCATTTCATTCTAAGATAGTAACGGAAGTCGATCCGTGGTTATCTCTTGAGGGAATGAGGATTATCTACGAAAGGAACAGTTAA
- a CDS encoding tRNA-dihydrouridine synthase family protein has product MQDKINKKLIDNLPNRFPKKIGGVTVDNPVWLAPLAGITFASLRNFHKNLGAGLVHTEMVSAVGLYRGGRKTRELLNGIESERPVVLQLFASNSEEIIRGAEIALNIRKFEAIQINMACPMPKVTKKGCGSKLLENPLESYKIIKRLKTLGIPIWSKIRIIPQQREITTIDFCDNLFSAGADFIIVHGRTASQRYEGQASLQEVEKVALKFPGFIGGSGDCYTPEIMMDYLKAGCTAVLAARGALRDVFLIPKTLKMLGYCVQDCLTNPDLDAQAKLLLELGRSVYNTEGQALALMISRRMLAALFKGFQGATQIRRRGALARTWSEMEELLLNWEELSSGPKLEFTKDKFPHGVIGEFL; this is encoded by the coding sequence TTGCAAGATAAAATAAATAAAAAGTTAATTGACAATCTTCCCAACAGATTTCCAAAGAAAATAGGAGGGGTAACAGTAGATAATCCGGTGTGGCTCGCTCCGCTGGCCGGAATAACGTTTGCGTCGCTTCGTAATTTCCATAAAAACTTAGGAGCCGGTTTGGTTCATACAGAAATGGTAAGTGCAGTAGGGCTTTATAGGGGAGGTCGCAAAACAAGGGAACTTTTGAATGGTATAGAAAGCGAACGTCCTGTCGTACTACAGCTTTTTGCATCTAATTCAGAAGAAATTATACGCGGTGCAGAAATAGCATTAAATATTAGAAAATTCGAAGCTATACAAATAAATATGGCTTGTCCAATGCCTAAAGTAACAAAAAAAGGGTGTGGCTCTAAGTTACTAGAAAACCCTTTAGAATCATATAAGATAATAAAAAGATTAAAGACATTAGGGATTCCTATCTGGTCAAAAATTAGAATAATTCCACAACAAAGAGAGATAACGACTATTGATTTTTGTGATAATCTCTTTTCAGCGGGAGCGGACTTTATTATTGTACATGGCAGAACAGCATCGCAAAGATATGAAGGACAAGCTTCATTGCAAGAAGTTGAAAAAGTTGCTCTGAAATTCCCCGGTTTTATTGGTGGAAGTGGAGATTGTTATACACCTGAGATTATGATGGATTATCTAAAAGCTGGTTGTACCGCAGTGCTTGCAGCAAGAGGTGCATTGCGTGATGTTTTTTTAATACCCAAAACATTAAAAATGCTTGGATATTGTGTTCAAGACTGCTTAACTAATCCTGATTTAGATGCGCAGGCAAAGCTTCTTCTTGAATTAGGGCGTAGCGTTTATAATACCGAAGGACAGGCATTGGCACTTATGATTTCACGCAGGATGCTTGCAGCATTGTTCAAAGGGTTTCAAGGAGCAACACAGATACGTAGAAGAGGTGCTCTTGCACGAACATGGAGTGAAATGGAAGAACTACTTTTAAACTGGGAGGAACTTTCTTCTGGACCCAAATTAGAATTTACAAAAGACAAGTTTCCGCACGGTGTTATAGGTGAGTTTTTATAA
- the lysS gene encoding lysine--tRNA ligase, translated as MSEKTKSESQVKQQNMLPEEEIFRQRKDKLARLREETGYDPFEQNYWEVKDSLKYIRSSYDSLKEEEWSDDILKTAGRVMLLRRHGKTAFASFDDGESKIQLCFQFDMLGEEKYSFFKKWVDAGDFLGIEGVAFRTQRGELTLSVKDFRILSKALRPMPEKWHGLKDTEIRYRQRYADLLANPEVRDTFRKRTKIVQTIRKVLDEHDTLEVHTPILSTIAGGANARPFITHHNTLDMEMFLRIAPELYLKRLVVGMMGRVYEMGPQFRNEGMGIKHNPEFTSIEIYWPYCNYENMMELAEEIFVRCADVLGGRIINYQDTEIDLNPPFRRVSMTELVKEYTDLDFSTITDEEARKQAALKGFDVKEHNTRYDILPMFFETFVEEKLIQPTFVTGYPTVISPLAKRNKDNINLTDRFELFVNSWELANAFNELNDPIDQKTRFEDQAKKKEEGEDETHPFDEDFVNALEYGLPPTAGMGIGIDRLVMLLTDSKSIKDVILFPTMKPRE; from the coding sequence ATGTCAGAGAAAACAAAAAGTGAGTCTCAAGTAAAACAACAAAACATGTTGCCTGAAGAAGAGATATTTCGTCAGCGCAAAGATAAGTTGGCAAGATTGCGTGAAGAAACCGGGTACGACCCTTTTGAGCAAAATTATTGGGAAGTAAAGGATTCATTAAAATATATTAGAAGTAGTTATGATTCTCTAAAAGAAGAAGAATGGTCAGATGATATTTTAAAAACAGCAGGACGTGTAATGTTGCTTCGTCGTCATGGTAAGACTGCTTTTGCTTCTTTTGATGATGGCGAAAGCAAGATTCAGCTTTGTTTTCAATTTGACATGTTGGGAGAAGAAAAATACTCTTTTTTTAAAAAATGGGTAGATGCAGGGGACTTTCTTGGAATAGAGGGGGTTGCCTTTCGTACACAGCGTGGGGAGCTAACTTTGTCAGTTAAAGATTTTAGAATTCTATCTAAAGCACTTCGTCCTATGCCTGAGAAATGGCATGGTTTAAAGGATACTGAAATCCGCTACCGCCAACGTTATGCCGATTTACTTGCAAACCCGGAAGTACGTGATACGTTTCGAAAGAGGACGAAGATAGTCCAGACAATACGCAAGGTTTTGGATGAACACGATACACTTGAAGTTCATACGCCCATCCTTTCAACTATTGCTGGAGGAGCTAATGCACGTCCCTTTATCACGCACCACAATACGCTAGACATGGAGATGTTCCTAAGAATAGCACCGGAACTTTACTTAAAACGTTTGGTTGTTGGAATGATGGGAAGGGTCTACGAGATGGGACCACAGTTTCGTAATGAAGGTATGGGGATAAAGCATAACCCAGAATTTACCTCAATAGAGATATATTGGCCCTACTGCAATTACGAAAATATGATGGAGTTGGCTGAAGAAATATTTGTGAGATGCGCAGATGTACTTGGTGGTCGAATAATAAATTACCAAGACACAGAGATTGATTTAAACCCACCTTTCCGTAGAGTGTCTATGACGGAACTTGTAAAAGAATATACAGATTTGGATTTCTCAACAATAACTGATGAAGAAGCAAGAAAGCAAGCCGCTTTAAAGGGATTTGATGTTAAAGAACACAATACTCGTTATGATATTCTCCCGATGTTCTTTGAAACATTTGTAGAAGAGAAACTAATTCAACCAACATTTGTGACTGGCTATCCCACAGTAATTTCTCCTCTCGCAAAAAGAAATAAAGACAATATCAATCTCACTGATCGTTTTGAACTATTCGTAAATTCATGGGAGTTGGCAAATGCATTTAATGAGCTTAATGACCCTATTGATCAAAAAACAAGATTCGAAGATCAAGCTAAGAAAAAAGAAGAAGGAGAAGATGAGACTCATCCGTTTGACGAGGATTTTGTTAATGCACTTGAATACGGATTACCTCCAACAGCTGGAATGGGAATAGGTATAGATCGACTGGTTATGCTTTTAACTGACTCTAAGAGCATTAAAGATGTAATCCTATTTCCTACAATGAAGCCAAGGGAATAA